The following are encoded in a window of Dromaius novaehollandiae isolate bDroNov1 chromosome 11, bDroNov1.hap1, whole genome shotgun sequence genomic DNA:
- the NKAP gene encoding NF-kappa-B-activating protein isoform X1, with protein MAPVSRSRSPPESPASRRRRSGSRGSSASPSLPRASRAPRAASPERRGRRSRSRERGGGPRRSGPRRSRSWSRSRERSPGGPRAAAHHGHHHHHHGGKAWPDYYEKEKEEVLRQRRLNERERIGELGAPEVWGLSPKVPDPDSDEHTPVEDEEAKSKSSSSDSSSEEEKKKRKKKRKKKKQKASKRKRRKHSEDSDSESESDSSEEDKKKSKKKKKKHRKKKYKKKKNKKSRKESSDSSSEDSDDETFQGEDLWIERSKNTEADSLIGPEAPKTHASQDDRPLNYGHALLPGEGAAMAEYVKAGKRIPRRGEIGLTSEEIASFESSGYVMSGSRHRRMEAVRLRKENQIYSADEKRALASFNQEERRKRENKILASFREMVYRKTKGKDDK; from the exons ATGGCGCCGGTGTCGCGCTCCCGCAGCCCGCCCGAGTCGCCGGCGTCCCGGCGCCGCCGCAGCGGCAGCCGCGGCTCCTCCGCCAGCCCGTCGCTGCCGCGGGcgagccgggcgccgcgggccgccagCCCcgagcggcgcggccgccggtCCCGCTCccgcgagcgcggcggcggccccaggCGCTCGGGCCCGCGGCGGAGCCGCAGCTGGTCCCGCTCCCGCGAGCGCAGCCCCGGcgggccgcgcgccgccgcgcaccacggccaccaccaccaccaccacggcgGCAAGGCCTGGCCCGACTACTacgagaaggagaaggaggaggtcCTGCGGCAGAG GAGGCTGAACGAGAGGGAGCGAATCGGAGAGCTCGGGGCGCCCGAAGTCTGGGGGCTTTCGCCAAAGGTTCCCGACCCCGA TTCTGATGAACATACTCCCGTAGAAGATGAAGAGGCAAAATCTAAGAGTAGTTCTTCGGATTCCAGCTCAGAAG aagagaaaaagaagaggaagaagaaaagaaagaagaaaaagcaaaaggcatcCAAAAGAAAACGCAGAAAACATTCTGAGGACAGCGACAGTGAGTCGGAGTCAGACTCCAGCG aagaagataaaaagaaaagcaaaaagaagaaaaagaagcacagAAA AAAGaagtataagaaaaagaaaaataaaaagagcaggaAGGAATCCAGTGATTCAAGTAGTGAGGATTCTGACGATGAAACATTTCAAGGAGAAGATCTGTGGATTGAGAGATCAA AAAATACAGAAGCTGATAGCCTCATTGGACCAGAAGCTCCCAAAACACATGCGTCTCAAGATGACAGACCTCTTAA ctatgGACACGCCCTGCTGCCTGGTGAAGGTGCAGCAATGGCAGAGTATGTAAAAGCAGGAAAACGTATACCCCGGAGAGGTGAAATCGGCTTGACCAGTGAAGAGATTGCATCGTTCGAGAGCTCTGGCTATGTAATGAGTGGTAGCAG ACATCGCCGAATGGAAGCTGTGCGTCTGCGTAAAGAGAACCAGATTTACAGCGCAGATGAAAAGAGAGCTCTGGCATCCTTCAaccaggaggagagaaggaaacgAGAGAATAAGATCCTTGCAAGCTTCCGAGAGATGGTCTACAGGAAGACTAAGGGCAAAGAtgacaaataa
- the NKAP gene encoding NF-kappa-B-activating protein isoform X2 has translation MAPVSRSRSPPESPASRRRRSGSRGSSASPSLPRASRAPRAASPERRGRRSRSRERGGGPRRSGPRRSRSWSRSRERSPGGPRAAAHHGHHHHHHGGKAWPDYYEKEKEEVLRQRRLNERERIGELGAPEVWGLSPKVPDPDSDEHTPVEDEEAKSKSSSSDSSSEEEKKKRKKKRKKKKQKASKRKRRKHSEDSDSESESDSSEDKKKSKKKKKKHRKKKYKKKKNKKSRKESSDSSSEDSDDETFQGEDLWIERSKNTEADSLIGPEAPKTHASQDDRPLNYGHALLPGEGAAMAEYVKAGKRIPRRGEIGLTSEEIASFESSGYVMSGSRHRRMEAVRLRKENQIYSADEKRALASFNQEERRKRENKILASFREMVYRKTKGKDDK, from the exons ATGGCGCCGGTGTCGCGCTCCCGCAGCCCGCCCGAGTCGCCGGCGTCCCGGCGCCGCCGCAGCGGCAGCCGCGGCTCCTCCGCCAGCCCGTCGCTGCCGCGGGcgagccgggcgccgcgggccgccagCCCcgagcggcgcggccgccggtCCCGCTCccgcgagcgcggcggcggccccaggCGCTCGGGCCCGCGGCGGAGCCGCAGCTGGTCCCGCTCCCGCGAGCGCAGCCCCGGcgggccgcgcgccgccgcgcaccacggccaccaccaccaccaccacggcgGCAAGGCCTGGCCCGACTACTacgagaaggagaaggaggaggtcCTGCGGCAGAG GAGGCTGAACGAGAGGGAGCGAATCGGAGAGCTCGGGGCGCCCGAAGTCTGGGGGCTTTCGCCAAAGGTTCCCGACCCCGA TTCTGATGAACATACTCCCGTAGAAGATGAAGAGGCAAAATCTAAGAGTAGTTCTTCGGATTCCAGCTCAGAAG aagagaaaaagaagaggaagaagaaaagaaagaagaaaaagcaaaaggcatcCAAAAGAAAACGCAGAAAACATTCTGAGGACAGCGACAGTGAGTCGGAGTCAGACTCCAGCG aagataaaaagaaaagcaaaaagaagaaaaagaagcacagAAA AAAGaagtataagaaaaagaaaaataaaaagagcaggaAGGAATCCAGTGATTCAAGTAGTGAGGATTCTGACGATGAAACATTTCAAGGAGAAGATCTGTGGATTGAGAGATCAA AAAATACAGAAGCTGATAGCCTCATTGGACCAGAAGCTCCCAAAACACATGCGTCTCAAGATGACAGACCTCTTAA ctatgGACACGCCCTGCTGCCTGGTGAAGGTGCAGCAATGGCAGAGTATGTAAAAGCAGGAAAACGTATACCCCGGAGAGGTGAAATCGGCTTGACCAGTGAAGAGATTGCATCGTTCGAGAGCTCTGGCTATGTAATGAGTGGTAGCAG ACATCGCCGAATGGAAGCTGTGCGTCTGCGTAAAGAGAACCAGATTTACAGCGCAGATGAAAAGAGAGCTCTGGCATCCTTCAaccaggaggagagaaggaaacgAGAGAATAAGATCCTTGCAAGCTTCCGAGAGATGGTCTACAGGAAGACTAAGGGCAAAGAtgacaaataa
- the AKAP14 gene encoding A-kinase anchor protein 14, protein MDKGEEDAAMEEKARSVIANVISSAKQHLLDLQKKGKGSELALFAVSWHLSEPSQMAFSAFYLFSETEYVIKNIQWTTCKNFTVERGKQQIEEYISTWEFHESWLHWSEFLQEEELKYSKRYHYRVCWSVPTRRKPIPRATASVYFIIEISKIKPATLPVEVFFVLESSRLIHRPGQCRFREKWLKDIIENKITLMESLTS, encoded by the exons ATGGACAAGGGAGAGGAAGATGCTGCCATGGAAGAAAAAGCACGCAGTGTCATTGCAAATGTGATAAGCAGTGCAAAACAACATCTTCTAGATttgcaaaaaaaagggaaaggtagTGAGCTTGCTTTATTTGCAGTGTCTTGGCATCTGTCAGAGCCTTCCCAGATggctttttcagcattttatctgttttcagaaactgaataTGTCATCAAGAATATTCAGTGGACCACATGCAAGAACTTCACAGTggagagaggaaagcagcagATTGAAGAATACATTTCT ACATGGGAGTTTCATGAGAGCTGGCTTCACTGGTCGGAGTTTCTCCAGGAAGAGGAGCTGAAGTATAGCAAGAGGTACCATTACAGAGTGTGCTGGAGCGTCCCAACACGCAGAAAACCCATCCCACGAGCCACGGCAAGCGTCTATTTCATTATAGAGATCTCCAAAATCAAACCAGCT ACCTTGCCCGTGGAGGTATTCTTTGTACTGGAATCGAGCAGGCTGATTCACAG GCCAGGACAGTGTCGATTTAGAGAAAAGTGGCTTAAAGACATCATTGAAAATAAAATCACCCTCATGGAAAGCCTTACTTCCTAA